In Paracoccaceae bacterium Fryx2, a single genomic region encodes these proteins:
- a CDS encoding cytochrome-c peroxidase, protein MRRLLTLIVATTALAGVAHADPLRDKAATYFKPLPSTVPAVKDNAITPEKISLGKALFFDPRLSASGVFSCYSCHNLTTGGDDNMETSVGHGWQRGPRNAPTVLNAVLNEAQFWDGRAADLKAQAKGPIQAGVEMANTPAQVEATLASMPAYVDWFKAAFPGEAQPTNFDNMAKAIEAFEATLITPAPFDAWLNGDDAALSAEAKAGLELFIDKGCSSCHSGVNVGGHGYYPFGLIEKPGADILPVGDKGRFAVTETADDEYVFRASPLRNIAVTAPYFHSGKVWDLKVAVQVMAESQLGEDLSEPEVNEVVAFLQSLTGTMPLVTLPSLPAETAATPRPTAEVQ, encoded by the coding sequence ATGCGCCGCCTGCTGACCCTTATCGTGGCGACAACCGCGCTGGCAGGGGTGGCTCATGCCGACCCGCTGCGCGACAAGGCAGCCACCTATTTCAAGCCGCTGCCGTCCACCGTGCCCGCGGTCAAGGACAACGCGATCACCCCCGAAAAGATCTCGCTCGGCAAGGCGCTGTTCTTCGATCCCCGCCTGTCGGCCTCGGGCGTGTTCAGCTGCTACAGCTGCCACAACCTGACCACCGGCGGCGACGACAACATGGAAACCTCGGTCGGCCACGGCTGGCAAAGGGGGCCCCGCAACGCGCCCACCGTGCTGAACGCCGTGCTGAACGAGGCGCAGTTCTGGGATGGCCGGGCCGCCGACCTCAAGGCGCAGGCCAAGGGCCCGATCCAGGCCGGGGTCGAGATGGCCAACACCCCGGCGCAGGTCGAGGCGACGCTGGCCTCGATGCCCGCCTATGTCGACTGGTTCAAGGCGGCCTTCCCGGGCGAGGCCCAGCCGACCAACTTCGACAACATGGCCAAGGCGATCGAAGCCTTCGAAGCCACGCTGATCACCCCCGCCCCGTTCGACGCCTGGCTGAACGGCGATGACGCGGCGCTGTCGGCCGAGGCCAAGGCAGGGCTGGAACTGTTCATCGACAAGGGCTGTTCGTCCTGCCATTCTGGCGTGAACGTCGGCGGGCATGGCTATTACCCGTTCGGCCTGATCGAGAAACCGGGTGCCGACATCCTGCCCGTGGGCGACAAGGGCCGCTTTGCCGTGACCGAAACGGCGGACGACGAATACGTGTTCCGCGCCTCCCCGCTGCGCAACATCGCCGTGACCGCGCCCTATTTCCATTCCGGCAAGGTCTGGGATCTGAAGGTGGCGGTGCAGGTCATGGCGGAATCGCAGCTTGGCGAAGACCTGTCGGAACCCGAGGTCAACGAGGTGGTGGCCTTCCTGCAAAGCCTGACTGGCACGATGCCGTTGGTCACCCTGCCGTCGCTGCCCGCGGAAACTGCCGCTACGCCGCGCCCGACGGCCGAGGTGCAGTAA
- a CDS encoding acetoin utilization protein AcuC: MRTAAPVGPLFIGSEIYRGSSYGAQHPLRVPRVSTVMDLARALGWLPAAQYRTSPRARPAALALWHDAAYIAALQQAEALGEATPGMRARFHLGTLSNPVFAQVYRRPATGAGGVMLAADLLAQGGVVHVPGGGTHHGMPGRANGFCYLNDPVLGMLVLKRHGARRIAYVDIDAHHCDGVQHGFAGDPDTLLISVHEEGRWPFTGLLGDDGGGNCFNLPVPRGFNDTEMRAVLEQLILPRVAAHRPDAVVLQCGADALEEDPLARLSLSNSALWSVVAALRGMAPRYLVLGGGGYNPWSVGRAWTGVWATLAGYEIPERLPDGAAAVLAALGWGGGGRAAPAPHLLTTLRDPPREGPVRAEVRQRLATLARR, translated from the coding sequence ATCAGGACCGCCGCCCCGGTCGGCCCGCTGTTCATCGGGTCAGAGATCTATCGCGGGTCAAGCTATGGCGCGCAGCACCCGCTCAGGGTGCCGCGCGTCTCGACCGTGATGGATCTGGCGCGCGCGCTGGGCTGGCTGCCCGCCGCGCAGTATCGCACCAGCCCGCGCGCCCGGCCTGCCGCGCTGGCGCTGTGGCATGACGCGGCCTACATCGCGGCCCTCCAGCAGGCCGAGGCGCTGGGCGAGGCCACGCCCGGAATGCGGGCGCGGTTTCACCTTGGCACGCTGTCGAACCCGGTCTTTGCCCAAGTTTACCGCCGCCCGGCCACCGGCGCCGGGGGGGTGATGCTGGCGGCCGATCTGCTGGCGCAGGGCGGGGTGGTGCATGTGCCGGGCGGCGGCACGCATCACGGGATGCCCGGGCGGGCCAACGGCTTTTGCTATCTGAACGACCCCGTGCTGGGAATGCTGGTGCTGAAGCGCCACGGAGCCCGGCGGATCGCCTATGTCGACATCGACGCGCACCATTGCGACGGGGTGCAGCACGGCTTCGCGGGCGACCCCGACACGCTGCTGATCTCTGTCCACGAGGAGGGGCGCTGGCCCTTCACCGGCCTGCTGGGCGACGATGGCGGCGGAAACTGCTTCAACCTGCCGGTGCCGCGCGGCTTCAACGATACCGAGATGCGCGCGGTGCTGGAGCAGCTTATCCTGCCGCGCGTCGCCGCACACCGCCCTGACGCCGTGGTGCTGCAATGCGGTGCCGACGCGCTGGAGGAAGACCCGCTGGCGCGGCTGTCTCTGTCCAATTCGGCGCTGTGGTCGGTGGTGGCGGCGCTGCGGGGCATGGCGCCGCGCTATCTGGTGCTGGGCGGCGGGGGCTACAACCCGTGGTCGGTGGGGCGGGCCTGGACCGGGGTCTGGGCCACGCTGGCGGGATACGAGATTCCCGAGCGGTTGCCGGACGGGGCGGCGGCGGTGCTGGCCGCCTTGGGCTGGGGCGGCGGCGGGCGGGCGGCCCCGGCACCGCATCTGCTGACCACCTTGCGCGATCCGCCGCGCGAAGGCCCGGTGCGTGCCGAGGTCAGGCAGCGTCTGGCGACGCTGGCGCGGCGATGA
- a CDS encoding glycosyltransferase N-terminal domain-containing protein, with protein MRLYRLLIWVLQPVLVARVLWQRLRGQVGPGALAERLGRGSVGGPGPVIWLHGASNGELASARWLLERLMAAVPGVAVIVTCNTASARRMVQGWALPGVSAALAPIDTPGALRRFVGRWQPRLLLIIENELWPERIVQAAARMPVVLLGARMSEGSARNWGRLAPGLMRGLLGRLAHVSAQDAGSEARLRALGLPGDRLGPPLVLKARAGVSAAGAPPFACPVPRARCLLAASTHAGEDAVLLAGFAQARSAGAVDLLILAPRHPQRGAAISGLIAAQGLGFATRSAGQVPGPGTAVYLADTLGEMAHWYGMAGACFIGGSLVDRGGHTPFEPAACGMALLHGPFTANFREAFARLDAAGAALAVSDADSLGAALTGLTPARQADLAARARALLAPEGDPEALIATLLRLGRLG; from the coding sequence ATGCGGCTTTACCGGCTTCTGATCTGGGTGTTGCAGCCCGTGCTGGTGGCCCGGGTGCTGTGGCAGCGGTTGCGCGGTCAGGTTGGCCCAGGCGCGCTGGCCGAACGGCTGGGGCGGGGGTCCGTGGGCGGGCCGGGGCCGGTGATCTGGCTGCACGGGGCCTCGAATGGCGAACTGGCCTCGGCGCGCTGGCTGCTGGAGCGGTTGATGGCGGCGGTGCCGGGGGTGGCGGTGATCGTGACCTGCAACACCGCCTCGGCGCGGCGCATGGTGCAGGGATGGGCCCTGCCGGGGGTCAGCGCCGCGCTCGCGCCGATCGACACGCCGGGCGCGCTGCGGCGCTTTGTCGGGCGCTGGCAGCCGCGGCTGCTGCTGATCATCGAGAACGAGCTTTGGCCGGAGCGCATCGTGCAGGCGGCGGCGCGGATGCCGGTCGTGCTGCTGGGGGCGCGGATGTCGGAAGGCTCGGCGCGCAACTGGGGGCGGCTGGCGCCGGGCCTGATGCGCGGGCTGCTGGGGCGGCTGGCGCATGTCTCGGCGCAGGATGCGGGGTCGGAGGCGCGGCTGCGGGCGCTGGGGTTGCCCGGCGACCGGCTGGGGCCGCCGCTGGTGCTGAAGGCGCGCGCCGGGGTGTCGGCGGCCGGGGCTCCGCCGTTTGCCTGCCCGGTGCCGCGCGCGCGCTGTCTGCTGGCGGCCTCGACCCACGCGGGCGAAGATGCGGTGCTGCTGGCAGGTTTTGCGCAGGCCCGAAGCGCGGGGGCGGTCGATCTGCTGATCCTCGCACCGCGCCACCCGCAGCGCGGGGCCGCCATTTCCGGGCTGATCGCGGCGCAGGGGCTGGGCTTCGCCACACGGTCGGCGGGGCAGGTGCCGGGGCCGGGCACGGCGGTTTATCTGGCCGACACGCTGGGCGAGATGGCGCATTGGTATGGCATGGCCGGGGCCTGTTTCATCGGCGGGTCACTGGTGGACAGGGGCGGCCACACGCCGTTCGAACCTGCGGCCTGCGGCATGGCGCTGCTGCATGGCCCCTTCACCGCCAATTTCCGCGAGGCCTTTGCCCGGCTCGACGCCGCAGGGGCGGCGCTGGCGGTCAGCGATGCCGACAGCCTCGGGGCGGCGCTGACCGGGTTGACCCCGGCGCGGCAGGCCGATCTTGCCGCCCGCGCCCGCGCCCTGCTGGCCCCCGAGGGCGACCCCGAGGCGCTGATTGCCACCCTGCTGCGGCTGGGCCGACTGGGCTGA
- the thpR gene encoding RNA 2',3'-cyclic phosphodiesterase: protein MIRVFLALDLPGEARDRLSVLQYLLPLPRRVDADNLHLTLAFLGEVPDAVLEAAHEAFAALRLPGFDLNLTGAGLFGGDRPRVAFAGVAPCPPLDRLQAKVEQAARRAGAEVPARRFIPHVTLGRFAPPPPPEAMALERAVAERAGFRAGPLPVRDFVLFETVQGKRVWYRELARYALDAEPA from the coding sequence ATGATCCGGGTATTTCTGGCGCTCGACCTGCCGGGTGAGGCGCGCGACCGGCTGTCGGTGCTGCAATACCTGCTGCCGCTGCCGCGCCGGGTGGACGCTGACAACCTGCATCTGACGCTGGCCTTTCTGGGCGAGGTGCCCGACGCGGTGCTGGAGGCGGCGCACGAGGCTTTCGCCGCCCTCCGCCTGCCGGGGTTCGACCTGAACCTGACCGGCGCGGGCCTCTTTGGCGGCGACAGGCCCCGGGTGGCCTTTGCCGGGGTGGCACCCTGCCCGCCGCTTGACCGCCTGCAGGCCAAGGTGGAACAGGCGGCGCGCCGTGCCGGAGCCGAGGTTCCGGCGCGGCGCTTCATCCCGCACGTCACCCTTGGCCGCTTTGCCCCACCGCCCCCGCCCGAGGCGATGGCGCTGGAACGGGCGGTGGCGGAACGGGCGGGCTTTCGCGCCGGGCCTCTGCCCGTGCGCGATTTCGTGCTGTTCGAGACGGTGCAGGGCAAGCGAGTCTGGTATCGCGAACTCGCCCGCTATGCGCTGGACGCCGAGCCCGCCTGA